Genomic segment of Pseudomonas sp. CCI4.2:
CCAGTCGCAGCTCGACGCAGCCGAGCAAATCGTCAGCAGCGCCGACGTGATGATCGCAACCGAACAGGTGACCTCTCTTCTGAGCCAACAGGCACTCAGCGCCGCCAGCGAGGCCCGCGTCAGCAGTGACGCCGGGCGTAGCGTATTGGCTGAGTCCATCATTCGGATGCACCAGTTGAGCAAGCGCGCGGTCAGCAGTCGCGAGCTGATCGAGGCCTTGAACCAACGCAGCTCAGACATTCAGCGTGTCACCCTGGTCATCCAGTCAATTGCCAGTCAGACCAATTTGTTGGCGCTCAACGCCGCCATTGAAGCCGCCCGCGCCGGTGAGCACGGGCGAGGCTTTGCCGTAGTTGCCGATGAAGTACGCGGTTTGGCGGGGCGCACCGCCAGCGCCACCGAGGAAGTCGGGCAAATGGTGACCGATATTCAGCAGCTTACGGGGCAAGTGGTCGAGCAGATCCGGCAGTTATCCAGCGACCTGGACACCGGCGTCGAACAGGTTGAGCGAACCGGTCAGCACTTGGAAAACATCGCGGGGTTAGCCGCCGGGGTTGAAGCGCAAGTCAGCGAAATCGCCGCAGGCGCGCAAACCAATCAGCAACAATTGAGCAGCCTGTTTACCGCCGTTGAGCAAATGCGCGGCGATTTGGCGATCAGCGACGAACAAACCAAGCAACTGGCGAAGGCTGCGGTGCAAATGGAGGGGCAGGCGGAAACCATCAGTGAGCGGCTGGCCCAAGTTGGCTTGGATGATTACCATCAGCGAATTTACGATCTGGCCCTTGAAGGGGCGCATCAAATCTCGACTCAATTTGAAGCGGACATCGGGCAACGTCGTGTCAGCCTGGAAGACTTGTTTGATCGCAGTTACCAACTGATACCTAAAACCTCTCCGCCCAAGTTTCAGACACGTTTTGACCGGTATACCGACCAGGTGCTGCCATCGATTCAAGAATCGTTGCTGCCGCGCCATGAGGGCTTGGTGTTCGCCATCGCCTGCACACCTCAAGGTTACGTGCCGACGCACAATACTGCGTTCTGTCAGCCGCTGACCGGCGATCCCCGACTCGACACCGTGCATAACCGAACCAAGCGCAAGTTCGATGACCGCACGGGCATCCG
This window contains:
- a CDS encoding methyl-accepting chemotaxis protein, which translates into the protein MIATEQVTSLLSQQALSAASEARVSSDAGRSVLAESIIRMHQLSKRAVSSRELIEALNQRSSDIQRVTLVIQSIASQTNLLALNAAIEAARAGEHGRGFAVVADEVRGLAGRTASATEEVGQMVTDIQQLTGQVVEQIRQLSSDLDTGVEQVERTGQHLENIAGLAAGVEAQVSEIAAGAQTNQQQLSSLFTAVEQMRGDLAISDEQTKQLAKAAVQMEGQAETISERLAQVGLDDYHQRIYDLALEGAHQISTQFEADIGQRRVSLEDLFDRSYQLIPKTSPPKFQTRFDRYTDQVLPSIQESLLPRHEGLVFAIACTPQGYVPTHNTAFCQPLTGDPRLDTVHNRTKRKFDDRTGIRCGSHQQPVLLQTYTRDTGELMHDLSVPIMVQGRHWGGLRLGYKPEGLPPSTRG